One part of the Dermacentor silvarum isolate Dsil-2018 chromosome 6, BIME_Dsil_1.4, whole genome shotgun sequence genome encodes these proteins:
- the LOC119456147 gene encoding paraspeckle component 1 encodes MSGRRGSSSNYPPRHSPYGGGANRGYGGGGGRQYDERNSHYGQHDGARSPHQQSPHNQNQQDNRYPSKSMPPPQQQPRSSQPPKPSPPPQQQQQQSPRQTQQQQSPQQTPRPQQVPAQVNNQQQKTPVQQKPSPAQQQKKEQTPNQQTATPTKPVPKVEPPSPVANQNSQPVANASGGQGAANATINSANATNASNKPAGEHAENCKLFVSNVSNMMNDELFRKMFEEHGEVRDIFLNKTKWFGFVLFKTHEQAEKAMRALNGTEKNGRRLNVRYATQQKPDQGGPQGGPGPQQQQQQQQQQGPFGGVPCQGPPPPPTHPQPVKRSGARCRLFVGNLGNSMTEEEFRRMFGEFGELLEVFLHAQKGFGFVKYEQRQQAEAAKAALDNTPHEGRYLQVRFATQGSSLKVKNLSPFVSNELLEDAFSIFGEIDRAVVIVDDRGRSVGEGIVEFARKTSAMAALKKASQGCLLLTASPRPVLVEPLDLRDEEDGFPEKNINKNNPQYLKERELGPRFAEPGTFEYEFSSRWKKLLELEKQKREFLEREMEDERRKLEEEMEYYRYEHETRLLREQLRIMEEQSKMFLHEREMRHAEQKRREEIRRQEEMLLRQREEDILGFTRREQAAQQAAQHAASMQQMAAPQQQQQHDPMAAAAAQTKAPASAIEGATFVSSYDSGTRVSRFDQQQPPQPHYGMPPDDGRRPDDYADRDPKRRRY; translated from the coding sequence ATGTCTGGAAGACGTGGCTCGTCGTCTAATTACCCGCCGCGGCACTCGCCATACGGCGGTGGAGCGAACCGCGGCTACGGCGGTGGCGGTGGCCGGCAGTACGATGAACGCAACAGCCACTACGGCCAACATGATGGCGCACGCAGCCCACACCAACAGAGTCCACACAACCAGAACCAGCAGGACAACAGATACCCGTCAAAGTCGATGCCTCCACCTCAGCAGCAGCCACGATCATCCCAGCCCCCCAAGCCATCGCCACCAccccagcaacagcagcagcagtctccgcgtcaaacgcagcagcagcagtctcCGCAACAAACCCCGCGCCCCCAGCAGGTGCCAGCGCAGGTTAACAATCAGCAGCAGAAAACCCCGGTGCAGCAGAAGCCCTCACCCGCTCAGCAGCAGAAGAAAGAGCAGACCCCGAACCAGCAAACGGCGACTCCTACGAAGCCGGTCCCGAAGGTGGAGCCTCCGTCTCCTGTGGCCAACCAGAACTCGCAGCCGGTCGCGAATGCTTCCGGTGGCCAGGGCGCGGCCAACGCTACGATCAATTCTGCAAATGCGACAAACGCCTCGAACAAGCCGGCCGGCGAGCACGCAGAAAATTGCAAACTGTTTGTTTCCAACGTGTCGAACATGATGAACGACGAGTTGTTCCGCAAAATGTTTGAAGAGCACGGTGAGGTGCGTGACATCTTTCTCAACAAGACTAAGTGGTTCGGCTTTGTGCTGTTCAAGACGCATGAGCAAGCGGAGAAGGCTATGCGCGCCCTTAACGGCACTGAGAAGAACGGCCGGCGGCTGAACGTTCGGTACGCAACGCAGCAGAAACCGGACCAGGGCGGGCCCCAGGGTGGTCCCGgcccgcagcagcagcagcaacagcagcagcagcagggacCATTTGGCGGTGTCCCATGCCAGGGCCCGCCGCCCCCTCCCACTCACCCTCAGCCTGTGAAGCGTAGCGGGGCACGTTGCCGTCTCTTTGTGGGCAACCTGGGCAACAGCATGACAGAGGAAGAGTTCCGGCGCATGTTTGGCGAGTTCGGAGAGCTGCTCGAGGTGTTCTTGCATGCCCAGAAAGGCTTCGGCTTTGTCAAGTACGAGCAGCGGCAGCAAGCCGAGGCGGCCAAGGCCGCCCTAGACAACACACCACACGAGGGTCGCTACCTGCAGGTGCGCTTCGCCACGCAGGGTTCATCACTCAAGGTGAAGAACCTCAGCCCGTTTGTGTCCAACGAGCTGCTGGAAGACGCATTCTCCATCTTTGGCGAGATCGACCGTGCTGTGGTCATCGTGGACGACAGGGGCCGCTCTGTGGGAGAGGGCATTGTAGAGTTTGCTCGCAAGACTAGCGCCATGGCTGCTCTAAAGAAGGCCTCGCAGGGCTGCCTGCTGCTCACCGCATCGCCGCGGCCCGTGCTTGTAGAGCCGTTGGACCTGCGCGACGAAGAGGATGGCTTTCCTGAAAAGAACATCAACAAGAACAACCCGCAGTACCTTAAGGAGCGTGAGCTGGGCCCGCGCTTTGCCGAGCCTGGCACCTTTGAGTACGAGTTCTCGAGCCGTTGGAAGAAGCTgctggagctggaaaagcagaaGCGAGAGTTTCTGGAGCGTGAGATGGAGGACGAGAGACGCAAGCTCGAGGAAGAGATGGAGTACTACCGTTACGAACACGAGACACGGCTTCTGCGCGAACAGCTGCGCATCATGGAAGAGCAGAGCAAGATGTTTCTGCACGAGCGCGAAATGCGCCATGCCGAGCAAAAGCGGCGCGAGGAGATACGCCGCCAGGAAGAGATGCTGCTGCGCCAGCGAGAGGAAGACATCTTGGGCTTCACACGCCGGGAGCAGGCTGCCCAGCAAGCGGCCCAGCATGCAGCTAGCATGCAGCAGATGGcggcgccgcagcagcagcagcagcatgacCCGATGGCGGCCGCAGCTGCCCAGACCAAGGCTCCAGCCTCAGCCATTGAGGGGGCCACGTTTGTCAGCTCGTACGACAGCGGCACCCGCGTGTCGCGCTTCGACCAGCAACAGCCGCCGCAACCACACTACGGCATGCCGCCCGATGATGGCAGGCGCCCCGACGACTACGCTGACCGGGACCCGAAGCGGCGCCGCTACTGA